The Medicago truncatula cultivar Jemalong A17 chromosome 7, MtrunA17r5.0-ANR, whole genome shotgun sequence genome includes the window tcatataataaaataagttcaaaTTAACTATTCCAGATGCTCAATCCTGTGATATACTCTTTCTGTTTTGTATTATAAGCAAAAAGGTACGCgtatttattagaaaatatggCGATAAGGTACATTACCGAATTTCTGATCAAGGACCTTGACAAAGGGAGCAAGGCAGTTAGTGGTGCAAGAAGCATTGCTGATGATATCATCAGCATGGCTGTAACCATCAGCATTGACACCAACCACATAAGTTGGGATGTCTCCTTTTCCGGGGGCTGTGATGAGTACCTTCTTAGCTCCTGCTGTAATGTGCTTCCCTGCACCTTCTCTGTCCACAAACACTCCAGTTCCTTCAATCACCAAATCTATTCCCAACTCCCTGCAATAGCAATAACAATCTTTATAATCTGTGCATTGCTGCTTAATAATGAGGTGATTAACAGTTGATATACAATATTAATGTATGCCTAATACGATACTGTGATCTCCTGTTTGTTGTTCCAATTTAGTTGCCATACAAACACCATCACACATCATATCAAATTAGATAACTGAGATCTATTTAAATGGTTGATATAAtctgacaaatattttttatatgcaCCGACTAGAGATCAAATCTTATTAGAGTCTATTtcgattgacttatttgagcttaccTACTGACATAAACATTTGTGGGATTGTTTGACAGTTTATAGACTacttatgacatgtctataATAAACTATTTCCATCTTATTTATTTACGTAGGCTCTACatgataacttatgaaaacagcttatcagttatacgaaaacaatttgatttgattttatcttttgttgtcGAAATAGTTTATACCTAAACAGTTTTATGATAAACACATTCTATAAGCACCTAATTGAAATTCTTATCCAAATAGAATTGAATATCTATCACTTGTATCATACCATGACGGTAAACGATTTCTATTTCTTATTTCCTAATTTTAGTTAGTTACAAAACATTCACATTATATGAAGCAAAAATAGCTAAAAATGTGTTATCAAACCACACAATTCATTGCCACAAAATCAATGAATGAAGGAAGAGCTTACCCCCAAGGAAGGTTGGCAGGGTTACGGTCGGAGACAACTTTGATAACCTTTCCATCAACAGAGATACCATCAGTGCCAACAGGTTTAACATCAGCATCAAAGATTCCAAGTGTGGAATCATACTTGAGAAGGTGAGAGGCTTGCTTTACACCTCCGGTGTCGTTGATGGCAATGACGTCAAGAGGCGAGTCCTTACGACCATGCCAACATCTCAAGAAGTTCCGTCCGATCCTTCCAAATCCGTTTATGGCTACCTTAATTTTTGCTTCCACTACAACACCTTTCTTGGATCTTCCACTGCTTCCAACCTTAAAATGTACATACATAGATAGAAAGATTGATATATGAAAAATTGTAAAACATGTCTCTTAATTTGTTTATTCAGTTAATGGTAATCACCAAGTGTGTATTTTTGGGATCCGGCTACCCTGCAGTCAGGGATTCTCCGCATTCATGCAATAGGGACATAAGTGGCCGTTCTATCAACATCAGATGATCCATATTCAAacttgatattttaaattataacgaCAAAAAAacgatatttttttaacattttgatCTTGATTGAACGGCCACCTATGTCTCGACTGCGTGAACGAGGAACCCGAGTTGATATTTTTTGTGCAAACACATGACCTAACACTAATGTGATATGATATGAAAACTAGATGAGCCAATATATGAATCTAAAAGACTTGTTCTATAAGTAAAATGGAAAGATTAAATTTATTACATAATTTTGTAGCTATACATTAATATTGTTGAGCATAGATTATCCATAGAAGTCATTAAGTGTGCCTTTAAAAAATCCATGTTAGACTTGGTGATTATGAAAATATCTTGTACTCATACACATACTTTTATCAAGTACTTTATTTTacaactaaaattataagtCATTCACTGGAAATAGAAACTTACTGCATTGGTTTGGAAGGAAATGACAGAATGAAAGTCATCTGAAGTTTTTCTAGAAAAGGGAAGATATCCTGATGAGTTACGGAGACCAGAGAATTCAGAAAAGCCTTTCCCATTTACCTATAtaataaaccaaaataaatgAAACATTAGTATAAAGCAATTAGCCCTAGCTTTATTACTACAACATGGTACTACTAGTTAGTATATgagtttataaaataaagatacgCTGCATTAATAAAACATTGGATAAAAGAATGTTGAACCTTAAGAGCTGGGTTGGCTACAGAGAAAGTAGCCGAAGCCATGATTAAGCCTACAAGGAAGAAGAAGTTGGAGTATAGAGTCTTGAAGGGAAGCAAATTCTTAGTTATATGTTATGTTACTATAAAGTGTAGTAAGATGTGGGTACGTGGATGTGTGGTTGTGACTCATGAACCCAACCAAGTAAGGATTAGATTTTGGATAGCATTTTCATTCAATGAATGGTTGTAATTCATGCTTTGTTTTTGTGCTTGTAGTAAGTCCAATCATGAATGTGATCTTACTCTCACTCACTCATTTTTTTTGCTATTGTAATATGATGGTTGGGCATGAATCTTTATGGCTTAGATTGGTTTTCTAGTTACATCAGTGGACAATAAAATTCtgtcaaattatataattttcttttttatagttTAAACATATATAAGATCATTGTTTTTAGACTTAGTATCCTCCACAACCAACTATGAAGACTAATCATCAGGTCTTGTGGGATTCAAATGATGAgcaaactcttctcaagagtttATACGAAGTTGAATGtctaatttcaaatttaaacgcATAATCTTGGTTAAGACATTGATTAAAATAGAAGAAACTTGTGACATCTTGTTTAGATGATTTTggataatataaaattatgtgAATATAATGTAGTAATTATGTGAATATAATGTAGTAATAACTTGTGACATCTTATGTAGATGATTTTggataatataaaattatgtgAATATAATGTAGTAATTATGTGAATATAATGTAGTAATAACTTGTGACATCTTATGTAGATGATTTTGGATAATATCAAATCCATGTTGAAAAAAACGtaggtaaaaaatataaaataaaatatgttggcAACATGAGAAACCAACAAAGAAGGATTCAATGCATATAAAGTGAGtagaatatataaataatttaaagagagaaaaacaagatttttgttgacaaattcatgaattgttgtgatatatctataatatttatctttaatttatttctatgCAATATTAGAATTATTACTCATTTTACAGTTTAAAGTAAACTTTGGTTAGAATATAGTCTGATTTAAAAAAGAAACGACAAATATGTGACAGTGGGATACTAATGGACAAAGAGTCGTATGGCCATTTTTCATTTGGGGTCAAGTTGAACTCGACATTTGCTAACAAGTCTCGAATCCATTTTCCAATTTGTGTTTCTTTCTTAAGGTGATCACTCATCAATAAACAAACATGTATGTATGTATCAAGGATATGCTTACTTTTtcgacaaagaaaaaaaaaattagagaaaaggATATGCTTCTCCATCCATATTCCATAGTATTCTCAATACTACTACTCTCCGTttatattgataaataaatatcaattgaACTCTTAAAATGTTGGTGTCATTTTTTCACAAATTAAATTTGCAAGTTCAGATTTTCATAAGGACATCAACAACTACACtcttgagttaaaaaaaaaccactacACTCGCACCATGGGAGTCCACATATATTTGGGGTAGCTCTTTATGGACATTAAATTGTATTGATCaactgataaaataaaaattgttttattctcTCCTACTAGGTGAATAATTTGGATGAATTGCGAGACGAGTGGCAAATTGACAAAAACTACAGTTTATAGCTTCacaaaatcaaatattgatGGTATTTCAAACCCGCACTCATCCAAACATGAGCTAAATCGTTTATTGTGAGTCATGTTTTCCACTCTCCCTCACTTTGAAACTCTGCCTCCCTCTATCTAAGCATTCTTCCTAGCTTCCTCTTCCATTTTCTATTGTGATTGACCTCATTCTTCCATTTCTTCACAAATCAAAGCCTCATTACCTGTCATCTTCAAGTACCATTGGGATTCATGCTATAGGTTATGATCAAGGTAATTGAGTAATTTTGCtattattgtttgtttgtgagGTATAGAAACATGCTATAGCTTATCCTACACATTGCGGGGACCGGGGAATAAAGGGCAGCAAGCTATAGAACTCCAATGCTGCAGAATAAGATATTTAGAGGATAATATCTGTGACGCTACTTATTTTATAGGTGAGGTTTCACATGGGAAAGTTGATTCCTTTCCCATCATGgaaaatgtgaattttaacctCCAAATGCAGGTCAACAAGTTACaatagttttttgtttgtttgatggtTTTGACAAAATCAAAAAGCTAGTTTAtcaagagaaaaagagagagactAGACAGAGTGGAACAAAACTCAGCTTCCGCCTTCACCCTTCTTCTCCCTTTGAAAACAAAAACCCACCACCATCATAGCCTTTCCATCCGCCGCCGCCGCCGCCGTTAGTGTatgttttcatttcattttgtcAGTTTTATGGTTGTGTTCAACAGAGCTGGAATTTAGAAGGGCAAtagttatatattttaataattcatGATATGTTCAACCATATATCAATGGAATAACACAACAGTAATAAAAAGATAACTGCATCTCAATTTATTATGTGCAAAAAAAAGTTACAGAATTGTAATGGAGTAATTTACAATGTCATATATACTACTTAAATCTAATTACAATTCCAAAATTACATTCCACAAATGATTATAAAGTAGCTCGCCAAAATACATATGAGCAAccagaaataaaaaaatcaaaatctggAAAACCTAATTTGCTTCTTCAGTATCTTCTTCTCTAAACAAATTTGTGAAAAAATCCAACCAGTTTTCAATCCAATCtgcagaaaataaaattcatatatttttctatgtCTCCTCCTCTGAAAaatccaatacaatttttgtacAAATCAAAACGATAACAGAGGGAGGGGCGACGCTCTGAAGGGATGGTCGACTGAGACAGTGATGGTGGTGGTTGCAGGAAGGCAGCGATATGGACTAAAGGGAGATGGGTTATGGTATGGGTTTATAAAACGGGTCTGAAATGCTCTGAACATAGTCAACAGCGAGAAGGGTGGTGGTGGTTAGATGACGGCGGTGAGATCCTCTGAACGTCGTTCTGATGATGGTGGTGGATTGAAGCTTTCGGCGGCGGCGGTTGTCGTTCAGaggaaaggaaaggaaaggagGGTTgtgaataaaataagatttaacCTTGCAATGTGGGGTCAcaatttttaaaaccaaaaagttAACAATAGGTTGGAGGTAACCCATCTCAaccattagatttttttattaatatatcaatGGTCAAAACATCacctttcccatgatgggaaaggAATCAACCttcccatgtgaacacacacctattttatattatgtggattatataagaggcaATTGTCCACTCAACTATGCTACTATATCATCTGTTTATTCCTCATCCAGAAACGGCCGACAGAAATGAATTATGTGGAAAGAAATGAATGTTTCCCTAAAATAATTAGAATGGTCAAACCGCCACCTTGCAAAGCACATTCTTTCCATCACCTTATATCCTATAATTTGACCAGTATAATATAATGTATAAGTACGATTTTGATTCATCTTCTAGAccaaaatgtatttatttaatacATTTCTAGCTCAGGTTCCTGCTGTATTTTGcatctataaaatataaactaGAATAGTCTAGCATGGTTGTAACCCTTGCTTGCTTATACTGGTCGGTTTAAGTTCTCTAAGTTTGAAGCCTCTGTACTTTAGCTAATTATAATCATTTTATACCATTTAGAGTAAAAAAGACACTGTATAAAACACTACAATACTTgacccccaaaaaaaaaaaactacaataaATGCATTATCATTAGTTTAAAATGCACCAGAATTCAGTGACATCagatttagagaatttcaaactCATTCCAGTTATTCTGAAAGTGGAGCAGTGGAGTCTGCTAAAATTATGTTCCCAATTGCAGGTTAGGCTCCTCGCTAATTGAACAACTCCAGTAATTGGAGGCTTCCATTTGTATTTCCTTTCCTCACACAGGACGTTCAGATTACAGCAGCACGGCTGATTACAACGACTATACAATAGTAATTCTAGTAACTGTAGTATATGGCTTGTATTCAGATTAAATGTTGTCGAATTGACTTTTAAAAGTTCAGTTTAGCATAATGTTTGAAAATCTCAGTCATCACCCATCCAATTCTACGGTATCGTCTTTCATCTAAACCAGGACTGATtcatgaaaagagagaaaataacagAAAACATGACAGAACATATACATTTGTCAATTGCAGATCACGGGaaatagcggtttgttcaaattccgctacgcAACACTGCTATAGTGTTGCATCATCACAAATTTTTGTAATAGATAGCGTATCTACCACATAGAATCACCACCTAACTTTTAATACAAACAAGAAACTATCTAGAATTTCAAAGCAAGGACATTTCCAACACTGTTTGATTTTGCAGATCCAATAGAgatttttataaatgtttttaatctTCTGTGGATTCACCGCAATCAGCATTGTGGGGAAGGACAATATATGCCgtagtttggaggatttgattaaaCATTTGCTTTCAAAAACTATAGATTTCGTCTTAATCGGATAAGCATTGTTCCTACCGCTAATCAGTGGGCAGAGTGTTTAGTTTGTGATCTTTGTGTTTTAGACAATGTAATATAAATATGGTAGTCAATAGCGGCCAATAGCAGCGCTACAGCGGCCGCGCGTAGTATAGCGGTGACAGACTACTACGGTTGCCGTCATAGCATGGCTCTTTGAAATAGCAGCCGCGCCGGCCTGGATAGCAGAATTACGGAGCGTATCAGTCTCCGAGCGGGTAGCAGATCCAAGGCCGCTACTTCATTTTAAtgggaaaaacaaaatataccCTGATTTTAAAACACTTTCGAGGGTATTTTGGGGATTTTCctataaaccctaaaaaaaatcaacactttCCCTCTTCTCTCATCTGCAAGCACCGCGAAAAACACTTCCTCTCCTCTCTCTTTTCACAAACACAATCTCCTCTTCTTCGGTAAATTGCAGTCACGATTCCTCTCTTCAGGTTTGTTTCTTCCTCCTctgttctcttttttcttttcctatgTTCCATCTTTTCCTCTGTTTTATTGATGTCTTTGGTTATCTCAATCTTTTCCTCTGttcagtttttttataaaaggatTGTTTCAACATACTGGTTGTCTGGTTTAAAGGGTTGTACTAATTTTACAACATACAAATATCAAGGTTATGGATCAGATTTTATTCTGGTTTAAAGGGTTATGATCTTGGGCTTTATTGTGTTTATGTTTCATGCGATTTGAGTTTTATATTGATTAAATAGCGGTCATACTGCTATACGCTATCCCACTTATGGGGTCGGCCGCTACGCGCCGCCATCCAGGATTGACTACTATGAATATAATGTTATTTCCTATGAACTTCGATCTTTCATAACCTACTTATGTCTAAGATAACAGAGGTACACCACAGAACCCTGGTCTGTCCAAGGGAGACCAACATACATACCCACATGTAGAGATTTAAGAAAAGGAGCATGGTAGGTCTCCCTATCCCAATTACGCCACTTTCCATCAGCTTTCTATTAGGTATAGGGGTTTCCAAATAAATGTTAACAATTAAAGATATCAGATCATAACCCAATAATGCTTGGATAAAATGACATGTATCTCTTACGACTTAAATTGGGTCTCGGGATTGAACTCGATGCCTAAAAAGACAGCCTCGCAAGTCCAGCCACACACAGCTATGCTGAAGGTTTCGGGTGAGAAACGAAAAAGATATCGGGCCATAATCATAGtcatacaaacaaaaacaaaagaaaaatgcacTCATTACTCATTATCCAGACAAAGCAataccaaacacagcctaagCACACAAACGATTAAAACCAAAACTCTTAAAACGTAAGCACCAAACACATaaagaaaacataaacaacactGAAGTCTAAATACATTTACATAAATGGGATTTTCCAGCTAACAAGAATGTAACAATACATAATAGTATCTTAACCATCCAATATTTCTTCCACCAAACCCAAAGTATCTTAATCCTAAACCCAATGAAAGGTTAAAtctttaacaacaacaaaaaaaaaaaacaaatactagtaaaattttcagtttttcaTAAGACTCAACTTGCCTCTTGAGGAAGACTCAACCaagcaaattttcaatttttcaaaccCTAAGAATCTGAAGCTTAGTCGAAAAAGCAATAGCGACCCAATCAGGCTGAGAAGAAGACCATTGAAGCTGTTCAATCTCAGCACCAGCAGTATAAGCCAAAATAGGATCAAGCCCACCTTCAACAGGCTGCCCCATTGAAGAAAGATCCCAAATCAACGCCTGAGAATCATCACCAGCAGTGCAAATATGACAAGAACTATGTGGCGCCCACGCTATGGCATTCACACTAGCTTGATGCCTCTGCAACTCCACCACCGGTAGCGTCGGAAAACGAATATCCAGCACAACAACCTTAGCAGAATCCATTATAATCGTTGCCATATACCTAGGATCTTGTTTATTCCAACCTAGCCTAACCAACGGAGTATCAGGTTCAGAAC containing:
- the LOC11437530 gene encoding glyceraldehyde-3-phosphate dehydrogenase A, chloroplastic, translated to MASATFSVANPALKVNGKGFSEFSGLRNSSGYLPFSRKTSDDFHSVISFQTNAVGSSGRSKKGVVVEAKIKVAINGFGRIGRNFLRCWHGRKDSPLDVIAINDTGGVKQASHLLKYDSTLGIFDADVKPVGTDGISVDGKVIKVVSDRNPANLPWGELGIDLVIEGTGVFVDREGAGKHITAGAKKVLITAPGKGDIPTYVVGVNADGYSHADDIISNASCTTNCLAPFVKVLDQKFGIIKGTMTTTHSYTGDQRLLDASHRDLRRARAAALNIVPTSTGAAKAVALVLPSLKGKLNGIALRVPTPNVSVVDLVVQVSKKTFAEEVNEAFRDSAAKELSGILSVCDEPLVSVDFRCTDVSSTVDSSLTMVMGDDMVKVIAWYDNEWGYSQRVVDLADIVANNWK